A segment of the uncultured Fibrobacter sp. genome:
AAGCCGCTGACGGAAGCCGAACTCGATGTGCTCCGCCAGATGGTGGCTCGCCGCGCCAACCGCGAACCGTTGCAGCACATTATTGGCGACACCAGTTTCCGCGGATTCATTATCAAGTGCGACAAGCGGGCACTGATCCCGCGCCCCGAAACGGAAATGCTAGTCGACATGGCAAAGGAACGCCTCAAGGGTATCGAAAATCCGTTCATCGTCGAAGTGGGCACGGGAACAGCCGCGATTTCTATCGCCTGTGCGAAAGAAATCGCCGGAGCGAAAGTGCTCGCCACCGACATTTCCGAAGACGCACTTTCGCTCGCCCGCGAAAATGCCGAAGCCAACGGCCTCGGTGCAAACGCCGAAGGTTCGAATCTGGCTTTTGCGCAGGGCGACCTGCTGGATGCCGTCACCGATACCGCTAAAATCGACTGCCTAATTGCAAACCTTCCCTATATTCCCGACGGCGAAAAGGGAAAGCTCCAGCCCGAAGTCGACAAGTTCGACCCGGAACTCGCCCTCTATGGTGGCCCCGACGGCCTTACACTCGTGCGCAAACTCTTGCAGCAGACCGAAGGCAAGCTAAGCGCAGGCGCCCCGATTCTTTTGGAAATCGGATCTGAACAAGCCGAAGTCTTGAAGAACGAAGCCGCCAACTACCCGTGGCTGGAATTTGCTGGAATCCACAAGGATTACTGCGGGAATATCCGCTTCGTGAGCTATAAGGCGAAATAAAACTCAACTCATACAACAAGAGGAGATCCCGGGTCTGTCGCCCAGGATGACAACGCAGACGTTACACCCCCACGGTGCAGCCGAGGGCGGCGAGCACGTAGTTTTCGCTTTCGCCCGCACGGTAATAGGGCAGCAAAGTTTCGTCGTCTACTAAAGAATCATCAAAGCCATTCAGCTGGAGCTGTTCGTCAATACGACGCTTGAACGACGAAAAGCCGGAATTCCAGAGCGTTACGGGCTCGCGGGCGGCTTTACAGGCTGATTTTCCAAAATCATATTCGCTATACATATTTTCCTCTTTTTTTGTACAGCCAAATATAAAATCAAGCCGATGTCAAATTATGACATCGGCGAATTTCTTTTTTTGAAGAGCGTCGGGCTACTCAATCACCGTAGCGGTGACCTTGGCATGTCCGACTTTATCGAGGCCAAGCTTTTTACCGGCGGCAGCGCTCAAGTCTATAATGCGGTCACGTACAAAGGGGCCGCGGTCATTCACGCGCACCACGACAGAAGCACCCGTATCGTCACGAACCACACGCAACTTAGTGCCAAAAGGCAAGGTTTTGTGGGCACAAGTCATCGCATTCTGATTGAAAATTTCACCGCTGGCCGTCTTTTTGCCGTCGAATCCCGGCCCGTAATAACTCGCCTGACCCTTCATGACCTTTCCGATCGGAGCGGTCTTTTTGCCCTTTTTACCCTTTTGAGGAGCTTGGGTATCTTCGGGGAACCTTTCGTAACCTTGACGGGAAGCGATCTTTGCATTTCCATTGGCGCAGCTAGACAAAAGCATAGCCACAAACATGGCCAGCACCACAAAAACGATGCGCCTATTCAAAATCATACATGCTGTTGTACGTGTTTTCAAGGATTTCATCTTCCTGACTCTTTACTTCGGCCTGTTTTTCTTCGGGCGCCTTGTTCAATTCTTCGTAATACTGCGCAGAAAGCTTGTTCACATGGGTTTCGCTGCTCTTGACGCGCTTGCGCAAACGTTCCAGATCCTGGTCGGTAATGGTCAAGCGGGTATTCATCATCGAAGCCGCCTTCTTGCCCCAAGGAGTCTGACCATACTTGTCGCGAAGGAGCTTGTAAGTGAGCATGGTGCTGTCGATACGTTCCGGATTCATCTGGAAGTAGATGGCCTTCATGTAAAGGGCCTGAATGCCGGCCTGCGTTTCGGGATATTCCTGATACAAGCTGTCGAAACGCGTAAACGCACGGGCATAAGCGGAATCCACCTGATCCATCTTATCCAAAGGCATTTCGGCAGCGATTGTCCAAAGGCTTTCGGCTTCCATGTACTTTTCTTTCGCCAAATCTTCGCGGGTCTTTAAGGTCACACGCATACCCAAGTTCACCTGAGCCTGCTTTGCATATTCCGTTTCCGGATACTTCTCGATAATCTGCTTGTAGATTTCTTCGGCAGAATCGGGATCATGCATATATTCGTCGTAAATAAAGGCCTTGGCGTACAAAGCGCGCAGGGACTTCGCACTGTCGCCCGATTCAATCACGGCATCCAAGCGAGTCATCGCGCTGTCGACTTCATCCAGCTTGAACAGGAAAAGTTCGGCAATCAGGAATTCCGACTTGAAGAAGTTATCCACGTTCGGAATCGAATCCTTGCGTTCCTTGTCGTTCTGGTTACGCATGGCAATCAAGCGCTTTAAAGCATCGCGGCGTTCGCGGGCTTCTTGGCCCCACTTACTAATCGTGCGAGAAATAAAGCTACTATCGTAATAGACAACGGCCTTGTCGTAATCAATCGTCTTGTGCTGTTCGTAGTCGCCCAGGCAGAAATAACTGCGCGAAGCAAACTCGGAACGCGGGTATTCCGTGTTCACCTTCTGCAAAATGATAATCGCATCAGGATAACGGCCGCCCAACATGGTCAATTCGCCAATGCGAACCAGGTATTCCGGCTGTTTGGACTCGTTTTCGGGATTCTTGTAAAGTTCCTTGTATTCGTCTGCCGCCTTCAGGTATTCCTTGCGGTAAGCAAGGCATTCTGCCGCCTGTTCCCCCGCCGTCTGCTGCTCGCGAGCGTTCAGTTCCTTGATTTCCTTGGCGGTATAATGTTCGCGAGCCTTGTCCCAGTTTTCTTTCTTGAAGTACAGGCCGGCCAATCTAAAGTGTGCCTTACCGCGCATAAAGGGCGTACCTGCCGTATCGGCCAGCACCGCTTCCAAAGAAGCAATCGCCTGGTCCGGGAATTCGGCCTGTTCGTCCAAAAGCGAAAGAAGGTTCAACCCCTGGAAATAGTACGGGTGGTCCTTGGATGCAATCACCGGTTCCAAGGCAAAACGGCTAATGTTAAATTCGTGATTGCGGTATAGGCAATAGGCTCTCTGGTATTCCACCGCCTTCATGGAATCATGGTCGGCAAAATAACGTTCAAATTCGTCGTACTTGGTAATGGCCTTGCCCCATTCATGCTTATGGCGGAAGGATTCACCAATCAAGAACACAGCCTCGGCGGTACGTTTCTTGTTCTTGGGGAAACGTTCCAGCACGCGGGAGCCTTTTTCGATAATCTTGTCGTATTTCTGGCGTTCTTCGGAGCCAGGCAGGGAATTTTCGCTATCCGGAATACTGTCGAGGCGGGCGGCACGCATTTCGGCGGCCTGTTCATCCAGGCGTTCCGCATTGAACATGTGGTTCAGGTAGGCACAGCAAGTACACCCCTCGAACACGAGGGCGAGCATCACAAGTGCCATGTAGCGGATACGTAGCATGGGAGTAAAGATACAAAAATGAGGGCTATAAAACCCTAGTATTGGTTCAAATACTTCGTGTAGTCGCACAGTTTGAGGCCCGGCGGAAGCGCGGACTTGTCAAAGCGGACCATACGGA
Coding sequences within it:
- a CDS encoding septal ring lytic transglycosylase RlpA family protein; amino-acid sequence: MILNRRIVFVVLAMFVAMLLSSCANGNAKIASRQGYERFPEDTQAPQKGKKGKKTAPIGKVMKGQASYYGPGFDGKKTASGEIFNQNAMTCAHKTLPFGTKLRVVRDDTGASVVVRVNDRGPFVRDRIIDLSAAAGKKLGLDKVGHAKVTATVIE
- the prmC gene encoding peptide chain release factor N(5)-glutamine methyltransferase, encoding MPQMTVLEILNRTKVFFEKKGIPDARLDAEYIISHGLQMKSRMDIYLNFEKPLTEAELDVLRQMVARRANREPLQHIIGDTSFRGFIIKCDKRALIPRPETEMLVDMAKERLKGIENPFIVEVGTGTAAISIACAKEIAGAKVLATDISEDALSLARENAEANGLGANAEGSNLAFAQGDLLDAVTDTAKIDCLIANLPYIPDGEKGKLQPEVDKFDPELALYGGPDGLTLVRKLLQQTEGKLSAGAPILLEIGSEQAEVLKNEAANYPWLEFAGIHKDYCGNIRFVSYKAK
- a CDS encoding tetratricopeptide repeat protein codes for the protein MLRIRYMALVMLALVFEGCTCCAYLNHMFNAERLDEQAAEMRAARLDSIPDSENSLPGSEERQKYDKIIEKGSRVLERFPKNKKRTAEAVFLIGESFRHKHEWGKAITKYDEFERYFADHDSMKAVEYQRAYCLYRNHEFNISRFALEPVIASKDHPYYFQGLNLLSLLDEQAEFPDQAIASLEAVLADTAGTPFMRGKAHFRLAGLYFKKENWDKAREHYTAKEIKELNAREQQTAGEQAAECLAYRKEYLKAADEYKELYKNPENESKQPEYLVRIGELTMLGGRYPDAIIILQKVNTEYPRSEFASRSYFCLGDYEQHKTIDYDKAVVYYDSSFISRTISKWGQEARERRDALKRLIAMRNQNDKERKDSIPNVDNFFKSEFLIAELFLFKLDEVDSAMTRLDAVIESGDSAKSLRALYAKAFIYDEYMHDPDSAEEIYKQIIEKYPETEYAKQAQVNLGMRVTLKTREDLAKEKYMEAESLWTIAAEMPLDKMDQVDSAYARAFTRFDSLYQEYPETQAGIQALYMKAIYFQMNPERIDSTMLTYKLLRDKYGQTPWGKKAASMMNTRLTITDQDLERLRKRVKSSETHVNKLSAQYYEELNKAPEEKQAEVKSQEDEILENTYNSMYDFE